In Paramormyrops kingsleyae isolate MSU_618 chromosome 13, PKINGS_0.4, whole genome shotgun sequence, a single window of DNA contains:
- the LOC111843576 gene encoding tetraspanin-3-like gives MGQCGITSSKTVLVFLNLIFWAAAGILCYVGAYVFITYDDYEHFFEDVYTLIPAVIIIAVGTLLFIIGLIGCCATIRESRCGLATFVIILLLVFATEVVVVVLGYVYRAKVEDEVDSSIQKVYEEYNGTNSDAPSRAIDYVQRQLHCCGIHNYSDWRNTRWFKEVRNNSVPISCCRPGIVNCTGSLTRPGDLYPEGCEALVVKKLKEIMMYVIWAALTFASIQMLGMLCACVVLCRRGRDPAYELLVSGSTYA, from the exons ATGGGCCAGTGCGGTATTACGTCTTCGAAGACAGTTCTGGTTTTCCTTAACCTAATATTCTGG GCGGCAGCTGGCATTCTGTGCTACGTCGGCGCCTACGTCTTCATCACATATGATGACTACGAGCATTTCTTCGAGGACGTGTACACACTCATCCCCGCCGTCATCATCATCGCCGTTGGGACCCTCCTCTTCATCATCGGGCTGATCGGCTGCTGCGCCACGATACGAGAGAGCCGCTGTGGCCTGGCAACA TTTGTGATAATCCTGTTGCTGGTGTTTGCTACTGAAGTCGTGGTGGTGGTTCTAGGTTATGTTTACAGAGCAAAG GTTGAAGATGAGGTCGATTCCTCCATCCAGAAGGTGTACGAGGAGTACAACGGGACAAACTCAGATGCCCCCAGCCGTGCCATCGACTACGTGCAGAGACAG CTTCACTGCTGCGGCATTCACAACTACTCAGACTGGAGGAACACGCGCTGGTTCAAGGAGGTCAGGAACAACAGCGTCCCCATCAGCTGCTGCAGGCCTGGCATCGTAAACTGCACCGGATCCCTCACCCGCCCGGGAGACCTCTACCCGGAG GGCTGTGAAGCACTTGTTGTGAAGAAATTGAAGGAGATCATGATGTACGTCATCTGGGCGGCCCTGACATTTGCGTCAATACag ATGCTGGGCATGCTGTGTGCCTGCGTGGTTCTGTGCCGGAGGGGTCGCGACCCTGCCTACGAGCTGCTGGTGAGCGGCAGCACATACGCCTGA